A stretch of the Rosa rugosa chromosome 5, drRosRugo1.1, whole genome shotgun sequence genome encodes the following:
- the LOC133708271 gene encoding probable aquaporin NIP7-1, whose amino-acid sequence MKGLYEEAKPSPQISNSASTSGHSKEDDPEMGSNALSNSADHHVLNNCAFFCFPSGMNLNLVRAVVAEMVGTFILMFCVCGIIASTELLRGDVGLMEYASTAGLTVVVVIFSIGSISGAHVNPAVTVAFATFGHFPWSRVPLYTLAQTLGSVLAAFVGKLVYGIKPDLMITKPVQGCVSAFWVELIATFIVLFLAASMTHHAQAVGPLSGFVVGIAIGLAVLITGPVSGGSLNPARSLGPAIVSWNFKDIWIYICAPTIGAVSGALLFQVLRLRIPPCNPSLTSSPNTCLLG is encoded by the exons ATGAAAGGATTATATGAAGAGGCCAAACCATCACCCCAAATTTCAAACTCCGCATCAACTAGCGGCCATTCTAAAGAAGATGATCCAGAAATGGGTTCCAATGCATTGTCAAACAGTGCAGATCATCATGTCTTGAACAACTGTGCCTTCTTCTGTTTTCCAAGCGGAATGAATTTAAATCTCGTGCGTGCG GTTGTGGCGGAGATGGTTGGAACTTTTATCTTGATGTTCTGTGTATGTGGGATCATAGCAAGCACAGAGCTGCTGAGAGGAGATGTAGGTCTTATGGAGTATGCATCCACAGCGGGTTTAACAGTTGTAGTTGTGATTTTCTCCATAGGCTCCATCTCTGGTGCTCATGTTAACCCTGCTGTCACAGTAGCCTTTGCAACCTTTGGTCATTTCCCATGGTCCAGG GTTCCTCTATACACATTGGCACAAACATTGGGTTCTGTTCTGGCAGCATTCGTCGGAAAGCTTGTGTATGGCATAAAACCAGATCTCATGATCACCAAACCAGTACAAGGATGTGTTTCTGCCTTCTGGGTTGAGCTTATTGCGACTTTCATTGTTTTGTTCCTTGCTGCTTCTATGACACATCATGCTCAAGCT GTTGGTCCTTTATCTGGGTTTGTTGTTGGCATTGCCATTGGACTAGCTGTGCTAATCACAGG GCCTGTTTCAGGAGGATCATTGAACCCAGCAAGGTCCCTCGGACCAGCGATTGTTTCATGGAACTTCAAGGACATTTGGATATACATTTGTGCCCCAACCATTGGAGCTGTTTCAGGGGCTCTCCTTTTTCAAGTTTTAAGACTCAGAATCCCACCATGCAATCCCAGCCTCACCTCCTCTCCTAATACCTGTCTACTTGGGTGA